Proteins encoded together in one Bradyrhizobium sp. CB82 window:
- the rlmH gene encoding 23S rRNA (pseudouridine(1915)-N(3))-methyltransferase RlmH — MRVAVIAVGRLKQGPERELADRYFERFDEVGRKLGFRELTICEIPESRARDAATRMAEEAAAIEAHIPDKSVIVALDERGQNLGSTVFARNLGRWRDEGSAHTIFIIGGADGLSPELRRKAKLAIAFGSATWPHQMVRVMLLEQLYRAATILAGHPYHRA; from the coding sequence ATGCGTGTTGCAGTCATTGCGGTTGGCCGGCTGAAGCAGGGCCCCGAACGGGAGCTTGCCGATCGCTACTTCGAGCGGTTCGACGAGGTCGGCCGCAAGCTCGGGTTTCGCGAGCTCACGATCTGCGAAATTCCCGAAAGCCGCGCGCGCGACGCCGCAACGCGCATGGCCGAAGAGGCCGCTGCGATCGAAGCGCATATTCCCGACAAGTCGGTGATCGTGGCGCTGGACGAGCGCGGGCAAAATCTCGGTTCGACCGTATTTGCACGGAATCTCGGCCGCTGGCGCGACGAGGGTAGCGCGCATACAATATTCATCATCGGCGGGGCGGACGGACTTTCGCCCGAATTGCGCCGTAAGGCCAAGCTCGCGATCGCGTTCGGCTCGGCGACATGGCCGCACCAAATGGTCCGCGTCATGCTCCTGGAACAGCTTTATCGGGCCGCAACCATCCTGGCCGGCCATCCCTATCATCGCGCGTGA
- the rsfS gene encoding ribosome silencing factor: MKAQPDADKTLSLILSRLEDMKAEETVTIDLRGKSAYSDYMIVTTGRANRHVGAIAENVTKGLKETGLKNIHVEGLPNCDWVLIDSGDVIVHVFRPEVREFYNLERLYTQGPGAAKAI; the protein is encoded by the coding sequence TTGAAGGCGCAACCCGACGCCGACAAGACGCTGAGCCTGATCCTCTCCCGCCTCGAGGATATGAAGGCGGAAGAGACGGTCACCATCGACCTTCGCGGCAAATCGGCGTACTCCGACTACATGATCGTCACCACGGGCCGGGCCAACCGGCACGTTGGCGCGATCGCGGAAAACGTCACGAAGGGCCTCAAGGAAACCGGCCTCAAGAACATCCATGTCGAGGGCTTGCCCAATTGCGACTGGGTGCTGATCGATTCCGGCGATGTGATCGTGCACGTGTTCAGACCCGAGGTCCGTGAGTTCTACAATCTCGAGAGATTGTACACGCAGGGCCCTGGGGCGGCGAAGGCGATCTAG
- a CDS encoding peptidoglycan DD-metalloendopeptidase family protein, producing the protein MRAPLFNLLLIAGFAGSHLAPAAAQTATPAPQTTAAISEDAIKQREQELEAARQRQKSAEEAQAKLKAEIASLGQDRTQLNQQLIDTAANVRTVETKIGEAEQRLTALNGREQEMRASLVSRRAEMVEVLAALQRAGRRTPPALLVRPEDALQSLRTAMLLGAVVPELRGRAEKIASELGELVALRKTIATERDQLASDRDKVRNDQTRLAALVDERQRQQASREKDLDAENARAMTLSRQVGDLQGLITKMEQDLQSAAKAAEKAAEAAKQAEAKAAANAKPGPAAFKDRSRTSPAIAFASAKGLLPLPVNGTKIRDFGGSDGLGGVQKGISLASRPGSQVTTPCDGWVVYSGPFRSYGQLLILNAGGGYHVLIAGMERISVNIGQFVLTGEPVATMGSTSQVASILATNANEPVLYVEFRKDGTPIDPGPWWAANEGEKVRG; encoded by the coding sequence ATGCGGGCGCCGCTTTTCAACCTGTTGCTGATCGCAGGCTTTGCCGGCAGCCACCTTGCGCCGGCGGCCGCGCAGACGGCGACGCCCGCGCCGCAGACGACTGCCGCGATCTCGGAGGATGCGATCAAGCAGCGCGAGCAGGAGCTCGAAGCCGCGCGGCAGCGGCAGAAGAGCGCCGAGGAGGCGCAGGCCAAACTGAAGGCCGAGATCGCCTCGCTCGGTCAGGACCGCACCCAGCTCAACCAGCAGCTGATCGACACCGCCGCCAATGTCCGCACCGTCGAGACCAAGATCGGCGAGGCCGAGCAGCGGCTGACCGCGCTCAATGGACGCGAGCAGGAGATGCGCGCTTCGCTCGTGTCGCGGCGCGCCGAGATGGTCGAGGTCCTGGCCGCGCTCCAGCGCGCCGGACGAAGGACGCCGCCGGCGCTCCTGGTACGGCCCGAGGACGCGCTGCAATCGCTGCGCACGGCGATGCTGCTCGGCGCCGTGGTTCCGGAACTGCGTGGCCGCGCCGAAAAGATCGCAAGCGAACTCGGCGAGCTCGTGGCCTTGCGCAAGACCATCGCAACCGAGCGCGACCAGCTCGCCTCCGACCGCGACAAGGTCCGCAACGATCAGACGAGGCTTGCAGCCCTCGTCGACGAGCGGCAGCGCCAACAGGCCTCGCGGGAAAAGGACCTCGATGCCGAGAATGCGCGCGCCATGACGCTCTCCCGGCAGGTGGGCGACCTCCAGGGCCTGATCACCAAGATGGAGCAGGACCTGCAAAGCGCCGCCAAGGCTGCTGAGAAGGCGGCCGAGGCCGCAAAGCAGGCCGAGGCAAAGGCCGCCGCCAACGCCAAGCCAGGGCCGGCCGCCTTCAAGGACCGTTCCCGGACCAGCCCAGCAATCGCCTTCGCCTCTGCCAAGGGCCTACTGCCCCTGCCTGTCAACGGTACCAAGATCAGGGATTTCGGCGGTTCCGACGGCCTCGGCGGCGTACAAAAGGGCATTTCTTTGGCAAGTAGGCCCGGCTCCCAGGTCACGACGCCGTGTGACGGCTGGGTGGTCTATTCCGGCCCGTTCCGCAGCTATGGACAACTCTTGATCCTTAACGCTGGGGGCGGGTATCATGTCCTGATCGCCGGGATGGAGCGCATTTCGGTAAACATCGGACAGTTTGTGCTCACGGGGGAGCCGGTCGCGACCATGGGGTCGACATCTCAAGTCGCCTCCATTCTCGCCACCAATGCGAATGAACCCGTGCTCTATGTCGAGTTCCGCAAAGACGGCACTCCAATCGATCCAGGCCCATGGTGGGCCGCAAATGAAGGCGAGAAGGTTCGCGGATGA
- a CDS encoding glutamate-5-semialdehyde dehydrogenase, with product MAAPLKALDGTADLQALMTDLAAQARAAARVLALAPAERKNRALEAMERAVRQNAAAILAANAEDVAEARSSGNATGAFIDRLTLTPARVEAMAEGIAIVRGIADPVGVVTESWQRPNGMTIERVRVPLGVVGVIFESRPNVAADAGVLCLKSGNAVILRGGSDSFRSCRAIHECLVQGLREAGLPEAAITLVPTRDRAAVGMMLAGLNGAVDVIVPRGGKSLVARVEAEARVPVFAHLEGVNHVYVDGSADLDMAKSIVLNAKMRRTGVCGAAETLLVDRAGAAKSLKPLVEMLINAGCEVRGDDAVQKTDARVKPASEDDWDTEYLDAIIAAKVVDGVDGAIAHIQSHGSHHTDAIVSKDEAAAQKFLSEVDSAIVLHNASTQFADGGEFGFGAEIGIATGRFHARGPVGAEQLTSFKYRVHGTGQTRP from the coding sequence ATGGCCGCCCCCCTCAAAGCCCTCGACGGCACCGCCGACCTCCAGGCGCTGATGACCGATCTCGCCGCCCAAGCCCGCGCTGCGGCGCGCGTGCTGGCGCTGGCGCCGGCGGAGCGGAAGAACCGGGCGCTGGAGGCCATGGAGCGGGCGGTCCGCCAGAACGCGGCCGCGATTCTCGCGGCCAATGCGGAGGACGTTGCCGAGGCCCGCAGCAGCGGCAATGCGACAGGCGCCTTCATCGACCGTCTCACGTTGACGCCCGCGCGCGTCGAGGCGATGGCCGAGGGCATCGCCATCGTGCGCGGCATTGCCGATCCCGTCGGCGTCGTCACCGAGAGCTGGCAGCGGCCGAACGGCATGACCATCGAGCGCGTGCGCGTGCCCCTCGGCGTCGTCGGCGTGATCTTCGAGAGCCGGCCCAATGTCGCGGCCGATGCCGGCGTGCTGTGCCTGAAGTCCGGCAATGCCGTGATCCTGCGCGGCGGCTCCGACAGTTTCCGCTCCTGCCGCGCGATCCACGAATGCCTGGTGCAGGGTCTGCGCGAGGCAGGCCTGCCTGAGGCTGCGATCACGCTGGTGCCGACGCGCGACCGCGCGGCGGTCGGCATGATGCTTGCGGGTCTGAACGGCGCCGTCGACGTGATCGTGCCGCGCGGGGGAAAGAGCCTGGTCGCGCGCGTCGAGGCGGAGGCGCGCGTGCCGGTGTTCGCGCATCTCGAAGGCGTCAACCACGTCTATGTCGATGGCAGCGCCGATCTCGATATGGCGAAGTCGATCGTGCTCAATGCCAAGATGCGCCGTACCGGCGTCTGCGGCGCGGCCGAGACGTTGCTCGTCGATCGCGCCGGCGCCGCGAAAAGCCTGAAGCCGCTGGTCGAGATGCTGATCAATGCCGGCTGCGAAGTGCGCGGTGACGACGCCGTGCAAAAGACAGATGCGCGCGTAAAACCCGCCAGCGAGGACGACTGGGACACCGAATATCTCGACGCGATCATCGCGGCGAAAGTGGTGGACGGCGTCGACGGCGCGATCGCGCATATCCAGAGTCATGGCTCGCATCACACCGACGCGATCGTCAGCAAGGACGAAGCTGCGGCGCAGAAGTTTTTGAGCGAAGTGGATTCCGCGATCGTCCTGCACAACGCCTCGACGCAATTCGCCGATGGCGGCGAATTCGGCTTCGGCGCTGAGATCGGTATAGCCACCGGCAGATTCCACGCCCGCGGCCCGGTCGGCGCCGAGCAGCTCACGAGTTTCAAGTACCGCGTCCACGGCACCGGACAGACGCGGCCGTGA
- a CDS encoding nicotinate-nucleotide adenylyltransferase has protein sequence MSNNFAVPRFVAQALPPYTDGMRVGLLGGSFNPPHHAHRAISRFALTRLQLDRVWWLVTPGNPLKENGALHALGERMKAARDVADDPRIEVSCLESVIRTRYTIDTINFLRRRASGLRFVWIMGADNLAQFHRWQDWQRIAAQVPMAVIDRPPQSFRALASPAAQALARYRLPENEAAQLADRQAPAWVFLPGLKLSLSSTTLRNPDGSWKAAK, from the coding sequence TTGAGCAACAATTTCGCCGTGCCGCGCTTCGTGGCGCAAGCATTGCCGCCCTACACCGATGGCATGCGCGTCGGGCTGCTCGGCGGCTCCTTCAATCCGCCGCATCACGCACACCGCGCGATCAGCCGCTTCGCGCTCACGCGCTTGCAACTCGATCGCGTGTGGTGGCTGGTGACGCCGGGCAATCCCTTGAAGGAGAACGGCGCGCTGCATGCGCTCGGCGAACGCATGAAGGCAGCACGCGATGTCGCCGACGATCCGCGCATCGAGGTGAGCTGTCTCGAATCCGTCATCCGCACGCGCTACACTATCGACACGATCAACTTCTTGCGCCGCCGCGCAAGCGGCTTGCGCTTTGTCTGGATCATGGGCGCCGACAATCTCGCGCAATTCCATCGCTGGCAGGACTGGCAGCGCATTGCTGCCCAGGTGCCGATGGCGGTCATCGACCGCCCGCCGCAAAGCTTTCGGGCCCTCGCCTCGCCCGCCGCCCAGGCACTCGCCCGTTACCGTTTGCCCGAGAACGAGGCAGCGCAGCTCGCGGACCGGCAGGCGCCGGCATGGGTCTTCCTCCCCGGGCTGAAGCTCAGCCTGTCGTCAACCACCTTGCGGAACCCGGACGGCAGCTGGAAGGCGGCCAAATGA